The following are encoded together in the Armatimonadota bacterium genome:
- a CDS encoding tetratricopeptide repeat protein — translation MVMDDVSPQRKIAMFKFHQAEQEMSRGHMDRGLQLAREAIKEDPTYLDAHLWLAQRFIALEEPRKASHELETVLHADPKNEVAWQLMRQVDPASAERLERLQSIAPDPFVARNRGALTDDVADIADYVDDDEPVDFGDDGGDPFVAGDVDENVIGTWGEDEEEGDYVEEGEGDEVAESTDTRSAGDPHLWEYEQDRQFLAKWESEPVIAEAVAKIQELWKDIEAWDYVLNLCAHANPGLHEKIFQAAKQASERLGVEMPELFVFPERCMHPVLIKDRPPLLAVPTGVLRAMTPDETLFQIGREIGHLNTGYLAQMQMVKIVTNRKAQLVGDLASTLRDFLGGAVKYWDAQLSRDEIDRLKKLGHAWQQRCELTADRAGLVCCGDVVVACTAIAKTTAKSIDEASTMTVGAFLKQFEHEDVGKLAAIPVEESPSRNPRYAAYRIHMLKWWATTPAGMSVLF, via the coding sequence ATGGTGATGGACGACGTTTCCCCCCAGCGCAAGATCGCGATGTTCAAGTTCCACCAGGCCGAGCAGGAAATGTCGCGCGGGCACATGGACCGTGGGCTGCAACTAGCGCGAGAGGCGATCAAGGAAGACCCGACCTATCTCGACGCCCACCTGTGGCTTGCCCAGCGGTTCATCGCGTTGGAAGAGCCGCGGAAGGCTTCGCACGAGTTGGAGACCGTGCTCCATGCAGACCCGAAGAACGAGGTCGCCTGGCAACTCATGAGACAGGTCGACCCGGCTTCGGCTGAGCGGCTAGAGCGGCTTCAGTCCATCGCTCCGGACCCGTTTGTTGCTCGGAACAGGGGGGCCCTCACGGACGACGTGGCGGATATCGCGGACTATGTAGATGATGACGAGCCCGTTGACTTTGGCGATGATGGCGGTGACCCATTCGTGGCGGGAGACGTGGATGAGAACGTAATCGGTACCTGGGGAGAAGACGAAGAAGAGGGTGATTACGTCGAGGAAGGGGAGGGTGATGAAGTGGCAGAATCAACGGATACGAGAAGCGCCGGCGATCCACATCTCTGGGAGTATGAGCAGGACCGCCAGTTCCTCGCGAAATGGGAATCAGAGCCGGTTATCGCCGAGGCCGTGGCCAAGATCCAGGAACTGTGGAAGGACATCGAAGCGTGGGACTATGTGCTGAACCTCTGCGCTCACGCCAACCCAGGTCTGCATGAGAAGATTTTCCAGGCAGCGAAACAGGCCTCTGAGCGCCTCGGGGTGGAAATGCCCGAGCTGTTCGTGTTCCCGGAACGCTGCATGCACCCGGTGCTGATCAAGGATCGACCGCCTCTACTCGCCGTGCCCACCGGTGTTCTGAGGGCCATGACCCCCGATGAAACGCTGTTCCAGATCGGCCGGGAGATCGGCCACCTGAACACCGGCTATCTGGCACAGATGCAGATGGTGAAAATCGTCACCAACCGCAAGGCACAGCTTGTCGGCGACCTGGCAAGCACGCTGCGGGACTTCCTGGGCGGCGCCGTGAAATACTGGGATGCCCAGTTGAGCCGCGACGAGATCGATCGTCTCAAGAAGCTAGGCCATGCGTGGCAGCAGCGCTGCGAACTCACCGCCGACCGCGCGGGGCTAGTCTGCTGTGGTGATGTGGTGGTGGCGTGCACGGCAATCGCGAAGACCACCGCCAAGAGCATCGATGAAGCCTCGACGATGACCGTGGGCGCGTTCCTGAAGCAATTCGAGCACGAGGACGTGGGCAAGCTGGCGGCCATACCCGTGGAGGAGTCGCCCTCGCGTAACCCGCGGTATGCGGCCTATCGGATACACATGCTCAAATGGTGGGCGACGACCCCGGCGGGAATGAGCGTGCTGTTTTGA
- a CDS encoding FAD-binding protein, with amino-acid sequence MVEQISVDVLVIGGGLAGLRAAIEAATLGRNVLLVSKTEPGVDNCSAAAGGHLSGAVGGRDEAGYLAALQEHDSDCADPCLQRILAYDSGPALTELLQRFGVEAKVKHGTLTMTGPTRWWGRPMTQRLAAFARKQGVEMRWPVCVSRLLMHEGACVGAIGLDLEKGTTVGISAKATILCGGGHSAIYPRHDNPASPMGDCLLLALDAGARVRDMGFCKFHTVGLAEGPEPQDILVFGLALASAKFTLTDGTPVERRELADIWKGRASIPERDDARFDALADMTHLDWSGDPELAAVLEAVPGAAPARERPVRVSPLAHYTPGGIAIDAHGWTGVTGLYAAGECTGGVFGADRPGGAALTDCVVFGRRAGNEAGRVCRDLPAPVLPDIDPIDLGGGG; translated from the coding sequence ATGGTTGAACAGATCAGCGTAGATGTTCTCGTGATTGGTGGCGGGCTTGCGGGCCTGCGCGCAGCGATAGAAGCGGCCACGCTGGGCCGCAATGTGCTTCTCGTCTCGAAGACGGAGCCGGGGGTCGACAACTGCTCCGCGGCTGCCGGAGGGCATCTGTCCGGCGCTGTGGGTGGACGGGACGAAGCCGGCTACCTGGCGGCGTTGCAGGAGCACGATAGTGACTGCGCCGATCCTTGTCTGCAGCGTATTCTCGCATATGACAGCGGGCCGGCATTGACGGAGCTGCTGCAGAGGTTTGGGGTCGAAGCGAAGGTGAAGCATGGGACCCTCACCATGACCGGCCCCACGCGCTGGTGGGGTAGACCAATGACACAGAGACTTGCCGCCTTCGCGAGAAAACAGGGCGTTGAAATGCGCTGGCCAGTCTGTGTCTCGCGGCTCCTGATGCACGAGGGCGCCTGTGTCGGGGCGATTGGTCTTGACCTGGAAAAGGGAACGACCGTGGGCATTTCTGCGAAGGCCACGATTCTGTGCGGTGGAGGCCACTCCGCCATATACCCGCGGCATGACAACCCCGCCAGTCCGATGGGCGACTGCCTCTTGCTGGCCCTGGACGCGGGAGCGCGGGTGCGAGACATGGGCTTCTGCAAGTTCCACACTGTCGGGCTCGCGGAAGGCCCGGAACCGCAGGATATCCTCGTGTTCGGTCTTGCTCTTGCATCGGCCAAGTTCACCCTGACGGACGGAACTCCTGTTGAGCGCCGGGAACTGGCGGACATCTGGAAAGGTCGGGCATCTATCCCCGAGCGGGATGATGCGCGTTTCGATGCCCTCGCGGACATGACCCACCTTGACTGGAGTGGTGATCCGGAGCTCGCAGCGGTTCTGGAGGCCGTGCCCGGGGCGGCGCCTGCTCGCGAACGCCCGGTGAGGGTATCACCTCTTGCCCACTACACCCCCGGCGGAATCGCTATCGATGCCCACGGATGGACGGGGGTGACCGGCCTGTACGCCGCAGGAGAATGTACCGGCGGCGTTTTCGGCGCAGATCGTCCCGGCGGCGCCGCGCTTACCGACTGCGTGGTCTTTGGGCGTCGTGCCGGGAATGAAGCCGGCCGGGTTTGCCGCGATCTTCCCGCGCCGGTGCTCCCGGACATTGACCCCATCGATCTGGGGGGGGGCGGATGA
- a CDS encoding Rne/Rng family ribonuclease: MGTDIVVNVHGRETRVAIVENKRLVEVMYEREDSLVGNIYMGVVENVVPALDAAFVNCGVERNVFIHVSDAMEEEPSRQQMRHKMNGFPPIREVLKEGDKILVQVTKGPVELKGARATRRIALPGRYLVLTHDGRGKVGVSKKITDDKERARLRDIAQSLKPEEFGMIVRTRAEGAQRKDFEDDVKFLTKLWRSIQGKARQVKAPALVHEDLTLVFEVVRDVMNEDTEHFYVDDKVTYDKVLNLLDNVAPELRNRVQLYKGPEPIFAHFDLEKAIMRALLPKVWLPHGGHINIEQTEALTTIDVNSGKFTGAKTLEDTVLRTNIEAAEEIARQLRLRDIGGIIVIDFIDMDKQKHREKVMTALRGAFKEDRMRTRIMHITPLGLVEMTRKRTSMSLQQKLTTACPCCQGHGFILSAETMAGRISEELRLRAAQEDAEAFAVVSDPRVCLTLIGPQGEDADRLEEELGKQLHFRADEGIHPERYDIHAGTKKEIEKQFPSFRKGRKLTITPDVVLPIPGEALIAVIDGIVVELPEVSPKTEGEVRARVTASTRSYARATPVGK, from the coding sequence ATGGGAACAGACATCGTAGTCAATGTCCACGGACGAGAGACGCGAGTCGCGATTGTTGAGAATAAGAGACTCGTCGAGGTGATGTACGAGCGCGAAGACAGCCTTGTGGGCAACATCTATATGGGAGTCGTGGAAAACGTCGTGCCGGCGCTGGATGCGGCTTTCGTGAACTGCGGCGTGGAGAGGAACGTGTTCATCCACGTTTCCGACGCTATGGAGGAAGAACCCTCCAGGCAGCAGATGCGCCACAAGATGAACGGGTTCCCGCCGATCCGCGAAGTTCTCAAGGAAGGCGACAAGATCCTCGTCCAGGTGACCAAGGGCCCGGTAGAGCTTAAAGGCGCCCGCGCAACGCGACGCATCGCCTTGCCTGGCCGCTACCTTGTGCTTACCCATGACGGGCGGGGGAAAGTGGGCGTCTCCAAGAAGATCACCGACGATAAGGAACGGGCGAGGCTTCGCGACATCGCCCAATCCCTCAAGCCGGAAGAGTTCGGGATGATCGTCCGCACTCGGGCCGAAGGCGCCCAGCGCAAAGACTTCGAGGACGATGTGAAGTTCCTCACCAAGCTCTGGCGCTCGATTCAGGGGAAAGCCCGCCAGGTGAAGGCTCCGGCCCTTGTGCATGAGGACCTCACGCTTGTGTTCGAGGTCGTGCGAGACGTGATGAACGAAGACACCGAGCACTTCTACGTAGACGACAAGGTCACGTATGATAAGGTGCTCAACCTGTTGGACAACGTTGCCCCCGAACTGCGCAACCGAGTGCAGCTTTACAAGGGTCCGGAGCCTATTTTCGCCCACTTCGACCTGGAGAAGGCGATTATGCGGGCGCTTCTGCCCAAAGTCTGGCTGCCCCACGGCGGGCACATCAATATCGAGCAGACTGAGGCCCTTACTACTATCGACGTGAATAGCGGCAAGTTTACCGGCGCCAAGACCCTTGAGGATACGGTTCTGCGCACCAACATTGAGGCTGCCGAGGAGATCGCCAGACAGTTGCGCTTGCGGGACATTGGCGGCATCATCGTCATCGACTTCATCGACATGGACAAGCAGAAACATCGTGAGAAGGTGATGACTGCACTGCGCGGGGCGTTCAAAGAGGACCGGATGCGCACCCGGATCATGCACATCACGCCTCTTGGACTGGTGGAGATGACCCGCAAGAGAACCAGCATGAGCCTGCAGCAGAAGCTCACCACAGCCTGCCCGTGCTGTCAGGGCCACGGTTTCATCCTGAGCGCCGAAACCATGGCAGGGCGGATTTCCGAGGAATTGCGCCTGCGGGCCGCACAGGAGGACGCCGAGGCCTTCGCGGTCGTCTCCGACCCCCGCGTCTGCCTCACGCTCATCGGTCCTCAGGGCGAGGATGCGGACAGGCTGGAAGAGGAGCTTGGTAAGCAGTTGCACTTCCGCGCCGACGAGGGCATCCACCCCGAACGGTATGACATCCATGCAGGCACGAAGAAGGAAATCGAGAAGCAGTTCCCAAGCTTCCGCAAGGGGCGCAAGCTGACGATCACCCCCGACGTTGTCTTGCCGATCCCTGGCGAAGCGCTAATCGCGGTGATCGACGGGATCGTGGTGGAACTGCCGGAGGTCTCGCCCAAGACAGAGGGCGAAGTCAGGGCCCGGGTGACCGCCAGCACTCGGTCCTACGCCAGGGCAACGCCCGTCGGGAAGTAG
- a CDS encoding DUF2344 domain-containing protein, whose amino-acid sequence MSDSTRTCAVIRFAKRGPARLVGHLDMARAFDRAVRRAGVPVTYTQGFNRHARIAFGPSLALGMEGLAELCVMELDEPADAQTLKQRLGAQMPPGLEIVDVQVQGRGRRSPLADLSRAGYRVELALRGVDFENLRRAVQGVLEAGSLEIVRRTKSGEKVVDIRPGILSLELTPGDPPMLNMELAVGDGAITKPQELCEALNRALGTDAVAFRRPVRTTLC is encoded by the coding sequence GTGAGTGATTCCACCCGAACCTGCGCGGTCATCCGGTTCGCAAAACGCGGTCCGGCGCGACTGGTTGGCCACCTTGATATGGCCCGCGCGTTCGACCGGGCCGTGCGACGGGCAGGAGTGCCGGTGACGTACACGCAGGGGTTCAATCGCCATGCGCGAATCGCCTTCGGTCCCTCATTGGCACTGGGGATGGAGGGCCTCGCAGAACTGTGCGTGATGGAACTTGACGAGCCGGCGGACGCCCAGACGCTGAAGCAGCGCCTTGGCGCGCAGATGCCGCCGGGGTTGGAGATCGTGGACGTGCAGGTGCAGGGACGGGGGCGGCGCTCTCCCCTTGCCGACCTGAGCCGGGCCGGGTACCGGGTCGAGTTGGCGTTGCGGGGCGTTGATTTCGAGAACCTGCGCCGGGCCGTCCAGGGCGTGCTGGAAGCGGGAAGCCTGGAGATCGTGCGGCGGACCAAGAGTGGGGAGAAGGTCGTGGACATCCGTCCCGGCATTCTCAGTCTCGAATTGACGCCGGGTGACCCGCCCATGCTCAACATGGAACTGGCAGTGGGGGACGGGGCGATCACCAAGCCCCAGGAGCTGTGCGAGGCCCTGAACAGGGCTCTCGGGACGGACGCAGTGGCTTTTCGCAGACCAGTCCGGACCACCCTGTGCTAA
- a CDS encoding TIGR03960 family B12-binding radical SAM protein, translated as MLMLEDELLEQVEKPARYTGAEHNVVIKDPAAVDLRIALCYPDLYEVGMCHVGLQILQHIANLREDTFCERVFYPQQDAVDLLRREGIPLGTLETGEALSSFDVLGVTLQHELTYTTVLSILELGGIPLLAAERGEDHPLVLGGGPCAGNPEPLAPFFDAFVVGDGEEALGDVLNAVKCSRTGGRESTLDAVAAIEGVYVPARHDPATCEIRKRVIQNLDAAEYPTRPLVPWIEVIHDRGQVEVARGCTHGCRFCQAGYTYRPVRERAPDTLLRQAREIIASTGYDELSLVSLNCPDYTDIHPLIDNLLAELSPQGVSIGLPSLRIDTFSVELARKVQAVRKSGFTFAPEAGSQRLRDVINKGVTEQDLLDTVAAAFEAGWNTIKLYFMIGLPTETDEDVLAIAGLVREVAKIGRQTMGKRAGRMKINVSVSNLVPKPHTPMQWDGQISVDEIQRRQRLLETAIRDHQVRLACHDARMSCLEAALARGDRDTSAAILEAYRAGAVLDAWSDRFDFSLWNRAFEACGMNLQQRAMRQFALDERLPWDHIVAGADKAFLLCERERGLRGELTPDCRRAGCHGCGVNEWADCPVVCGVRNRE; from the coding sequence ATTCTGATGTTAGAAGACGAACTGCTGGAGCAGGTTGAGAAGCCGGCCAGGTACACCGGAGCAGAGCACAACGTGGTCATCAAAGACCCCGCCGCGGTGGATCTGCGCATTGCCCTGTGCTACCCGGACCTGTATGAGGTCGGGATGTGCCACGTCGGCCTGCAGATTCTTCAGCACATCGCGAATCTGCGCGAAGACACCTTCTGCGAGCGCGTCTTCTATCCCCAGCAGGACGCTGTGGACCTGCTCCGGCGCGAGGGCATTCCCCTCGGTACGCTGGAGACCGGCGAGGCATTGTCCTCCTTTGACGTCCTCGGCGTCACTTTGCAGCACGAACTGACCTACACGACGGTACTGAGCATCCTGGAACTGGGCGGCATCCCGCTCCTCGCGGCTGAGCGTGGGGAAGACCACCCACTCGTGCTGGGCGGAGGGCCCTGCGCCGGCAATCCGGAGCCCTTGGCGCCGTTCTTCGACGCATTCGTGGTGGGGGACGGGGAAGAAGCCCTTGGGGATGTGCTGAACGCTGTGAAGTGTTCTCGGACCGGGGGACGCGAGTCGACCCTCGACGCGGTGGCCGCCATCGAGGGCGTGTATGTCCCGGCGCGCCACGACCCGGCAACCTGCGAGATCCGCAAGCGCGTCATCCAGAATCTCGACGCCGCCGAGTACCCCACTCGTCCCTTGGTGCCCTGGATCGAGGTGATCCACGACCGAGGACAGGTGGAGGTCGCCCGCGGCTGCACCCACGGATGTCGATTCTGCCAGGCCGGGTACACCTACCGGCCTGTGCGGGAGAGGGCGCCAGACACGCTCCTGAGGCAGGCGCGCGAGATCATCGCCTCCACCGGTTACGATGAGCTGTCCCTGGTGTCTCTCAATTGCCCCGACTACACCGACATTCACCCCCTGATCGACAATCTGCTTGCTGAACTTTCGCCGCAAGGGGTCTCCATCGGCCTGCCTTCCCTTCGCATCGACACCTTCAGCGTAGAGCTGGCTCGCAAGGTCCAGGCCGTGCGGAAGTCAGGGTTCACTTTCGCGCCCGAAGCCGGGTCTCAGCGCTTGCGGGATGTGATCAACAAAGGGGTCACGGAGCAGGACCTGCTGGACACCGTGGCGGCGGCTTTCGAAGCGGGCTGGAACACAATCAAGCTTTACTTCATGATTGGCCTGCCCACGGAGACGGATGAGGACGTGCTGGCCATCGCGGGGCTTGTGCGCGAGGTGGCGAAAATCGGCCGCCAGACCATGGGCAAGCGCGCGGGCCGCATGAAGATCAATGTGTCCGTCTCAAATCTCGTGCCCAAGCCTCACACGCCTATGCAGTGGGACGGGCAGATCAGCGTGGACGAGATACAGCGGCGCCAGAGATTGCTCGAGACGGCGATCCGCGACCATCAGGTGCGCCTGGCTTGTCATGACGCCCGGATGAGCTGTCTGGAAGCCGCACTGGCACGGGGCGACCGAGATACCTCGGCGGCGATTTTGGAGGCCTATCGCGCCGGGGCGGTGCTGGACGCCTGGAGCGATCGATTCGATTTCTCACTCTGGAACCGAGCATTCGAGGCCTGCGGGATGAACCTGCAGCAGCGCGCAATGCGGCAGTTCGCCCTGGATGAGCGGCTGCCGTGGGATCACATTGTTGCAGGTGCGGACAAGGCCTTTCTCTTGTGTGAGCGAGAACGGGGGCTCCGGGGCGAGTTGACGCCGGACTGTCGCCGGGCCGGCTGCCACGGATGCGGCGTGAACGAGTGGGCTGACTGCCCGGTGGTGTGCGGGGTGCGAAACCGTGAGTGA
- a CDS encoding nicotinate-nucleotide adenylyltransferase produces the protein MLTEAPTAASGALGYLGGTFDPIHYGHLLLAEQAREQLGLSRVLFIPSGRPPHKLARAVSDAEHRLHMTELAIQGNDAFEVSSCEIERDGPSYTIVTIRELKAATGAEIVFITGADSVLEMPMWRMPEAILSEATVVTLPRPGFDLGRIGEALGDRLAGRVRVLEGPMIALSSTDIRARVARGLSIRYMVPDAVDQYIRAHGLYGSH, from the coding sequence ATGTTGACTGAGGCCCCTACTGCAGCCAGTGGCGCCCTGGGGTACCTGGGCGGCACATTCGACCCAATCCACTACGGCCATCTGCTCCTTGCTGAACAGGCCCGCGAGCAGCTCGGGCTGTCACGCGTGCTGTTCATCCCCAGTGGCCGGCCACCCCACAAGCTGGCGCGTGCGGTCTCGGATGCCGAACACCGCCTGCACATGACGGAACTGGCGATCCAGGGGAATGACGCCTTCGAGGTCTCGTCTTGCGAGATCGAGCGTGACGGGCCCTCGTATACCATCGTAACGATCCGCGAGCTCAAGGCCGCAACCGGCGCCGAGATCGTGTTCATAACCGGGGCCGATTCGGTGCTGGAAATGCCGATGTGGCGCATGCCCGAAGCGATCCTGAGTGAGGCTACGGTGGTGACTCTCCCACGCCCGGGGTTCGATCTCGGGCGCATCGGTGAGGCGCTTGGCGACAGGCTTGCGGGGCGGGTGAGAGTGCTCGAAGGGCCGATGATAGCGCTCTCTTCAACAGATATTCGCGCTCGTGTGGCACGTGGGCTGAGCATTCGCTACATGGTGCCCGATGCGGTCGATCAATACATTCGCGCCCACGGGCTGTATGGTTCGCACTGA
- a CDS encoding LCP family protein, which translates to MRQAYPVPFINSLVHLAAFALLAAIAAGTIDSVRDPHSPARFPSGFPHMLTPPPRLSGIGVGPARILLVGADDRDSRGRADTIIVAYLNPRRNRAALLSIQRDTLVDIPGHRRDKINHAYKFGGVPLLKTCVERLVGQSLDGYVKLDFETFEECVDKLGGVEITVGDPEGRGRGMNYDDNAGKLHIHLKPGKQTLNGKQAIGFVRYRKDSDIMRAERQREFLKAVVRQHFRPSGWPRTIGAAKHAIRKVDTDIPLGRALAIATALKGIKPEDIMTEMLPVEPAPAHGVYYSRVDEAKAQELLAKLREFLQGEKSNTVSVKDCGVVVLNGSGKTGAAKRLADRLRAEGVLVTGVGNAEDSGHSRSEIRYHPASRGAAEEIRQMLGAASARLIEDEDFDAPGAAGIVVTVGRDIASGDRTRD; encoded by the coding sequence ATGCGACAGGCCTATCCCGTCCCCTTCATCAACAGCCTGGTGCACTTGGCGGCTTTCGCCCTTCTCGCCGCCATAGCGGCGGGAACGATTGACAGCGTTCGCGACCCCCATTCGCCGGCGCGGTTCCCCAGCGGCTTCCCGCACATGCTTACTCCGCCGCCTCGGCTATCGGGGATCGGAGTTGGACCAGCGCGAATCCTGCTTGTGGGCGCCGATGATCGCGATTCCCGGGGACGAGCGGACACGATCATCGTTGCATACCTCAACCCCCGTCGCAACCGGGCAGCATTGCTCTCCATCCAGCGCGATACCCTTGTGGACATTCCCGGCCACAGGCGGGACAAGATCAACCATGCCTACAAGTTTGGCGGCGTGCCCCTGCTGAAAACTTGCGTGGAGCGTCTGGTCGGGCAGAGCCTGGACGGGTACGTGAAGCTGGATTTCGAGACCTTCGAAGAATGCGTGGACAAACTGGGCGGAGTGGAGATCACGGTTGGCGACCCGGAGGGCCGAGGCCGGGGGATGAACTACGATGACAATGCGGGCAAGCTGCACATTCACCTGAAGCCCGGAAAGCAGACACTGAACGGCAAGCAGGCCATAGGTTTCGTACGCTACCGCAAAGACAGCGACATCATGCGGGCCGAGCGCCAGCGGGAATTCCTCAAAGCCGTGGTGCGCCAGCATTTCCGGCCGTCAGGCTGGCCGCGTACTATTGGGGCTGCGAAGCATGCGATCAGGAAAGTGGACACCGATATCCCCTTAGGGCGCGCGCTCGCCATTGCCACCGCTCTCAAGGGGATCAAGCCCGAAGACATCATGACCGAGATGCTGCCGGTCGAACCAGCACCCGCACATGGCGTCTACTATAGCCGGGTAGATGAGGCAAAGGCTCAGGAGTTGCTCGCCAAACTGCGCGAGTTCCTCCAGGGAGAGAAGTCGAACACAGTTTCGGTGAAGGACTGCGGGGTCGTGGTGTTGAATGGTTCTGGCAAGACTGGCGCGGCGAAAAGACTTGCGGACCGGCTCCGAGCCGAGGGGGTGTTGGTAACCGGTGTGGGAAATGCCGAGGATTCCGGCCATTCCCGCTCGGAAATCCGCTACCATCCGGCATCCCGGGGCGCGGCAGAGGAAATCCGGCAAATGCTCGGGGCCGCGTCAGCAAGGCTCATCGAGGATGAAGACTTCGACGCACCAGGCGCCGCGGGGATCGTGGTCACGGTGGGCAGAGACATCGCGTCCGGCGATAGAACCAGAGATTGA
- the rsfS gene encoding ribosome silencing factor: MEQRRALDVMVLHMEELMTVTDYFVICHGRSQTHVDAIAESLEEWAEQHGLRHLHREGGRGSTWVILDYGSVVAHIFTEEAREFYDLERLWGDAPVVEHVAEA, translated from the coding sequence ATGGAACAACGGCGCGCATTGGACGTAATGGTACTCCACATGGAGGAACTCATGACAGTGACTGACTATTTCGTCATCTGTCACGGGCGATCCCAGACCCACGTGGATGCCATTGCCGAGAGCCTGGAGGAGTGGGCAGAGCAGCACGGCCTGCGGCATTTGCACCGTGAAGGCGGGCGCGGATCGACCTGGGTGATTCTCGATTACGGCAGCGTCGTGGCCCACATTTTCACCGAGGAGGCGCGCGAGTTCTACGACCTTGAGCGCCTGTGGGGAGACGCCCCGGTTGTGGAACACGTGGCCGAAGCCTGA